Proteins found in one Rhinolophus ferrumequinum isolate MPI-CBG mRhiFer1 chromosome 9, mRhiFer1_v1.p, whole genome shotgun sequence genomic segment:
- the C9H1orf146 gene encoding protein SPO16 homolog, whose translation MAESAGKENIKWTTTIIISSSLKNCEVATTLENRSHKIRYSDSVENGSIVFSVTGVAFLLMDAKECFMSTEETVLAKIEKFINIHRNSFLVLSAALHGPEEWKLMFRIQQRFLGSNLRILPVHNTVNAINLMCTIAKITAKPHIDSICCRMITTKAYIIEQSPVWKTLQKIKLSSDSFNPN comes from the exons ATGGCTGAAAGtgctggaaaagaaaatataaaatggacgACCACCATTATTATTAGCTCATCTCTTAAG aattgtgaAGTTGCAACCACCCTAGAAAATCGAAGCCACAAGATTCGATACTCAGATTCAGTGGAAAATGGATCAATTGTATTTTCTGTTACTG GAGTTGCATTTTTATTGATGGATGCTAAAGAATGCTTTATGTCAACTGAAGAAACAGTTCTAGCCAAAATTGAGAAGTTTATTAACATTCACCGAAATAGTTTTTTGGTTCTGTCTGCTGCCCTCCACGGGCCCGAGGAATGGAAACTGATGTTCAGGATTCAGCAGAG attcctgGGTAGTAATTTACGGATACTTCCAGTACACAACACAGTAAATGCTATTAATCTTATGTGCACCATAGCTAAG ATCACTGCCAAACCACACATAGATAGCATCTGCTGCAGAATGATAACAACTAAAGCATACATCATTGAGCAAAGTCCTGTTTGGAAAACACTTCAAAAGATAAAACTGAGTAGTGATTCATTTAACCCAAATTAG